The following are encoded in a window of Caldicellulosiruptor danielii genomic DNA:
- a CDS encoding Cof-type HAD-IIB family hydrolase, which translates to MYKLIAIDLDMTLLDRNKNISYRNKKAIELAKEKGVKIVLCSGRILKGVMYFAKVLGLCDQVIVACNGAIVRDLKKNKDIYYVGLENEKSLEISRICKENDIYYHYYFRDTMIARRLDYSSKFYHEKNKELPKEEKIDIIIDDSEQTLKSCGNLVTKFVIIDKDVEKVNQVRKIIEKSLSGVETTKSDINILEVMKEGVNKKKALEFVCFYLGIDPKEIMAIGDNENDLQMIEFAGLGVAMENAIEELKRVADYVTKSHEDDGVARAIEKFVLGETINV; encoded by the coding sequence ATGTACAAACTTATTGCAATTGACCTTGACATGACACTTTTAGACAGAAACAAAAATATCTCTTACAGAAATAAAAAAGCTATTGAGCTTGCTAAGGAAAAAGGTGTGAAAATTGTTCTGTGCTCAGGAAGAATTCTCAAAGGCGTGATGTATTTTGCAAAGGTTTTGGGGCTTTGTGACCAGGTCATTGTTGCGTGCAATGGAGCAATTGTAAGAGACCTTAAGAAAAATAAAGATATCTACTATGTCGGCCTTGAGAATGAAAAGAGTCTGGAAATTTCCAGAATTTGCAAAGAAAATGACATCTATTATCATTACTATTTCCGGGACACAATGATAGCAAGAAGGCTTGACTATTCATCTAAATTTTACCATGAAAAGAACAAAGAGCTTCCAAAAGAAGAGAAGATTGACATAATAATTGATGATTCTGAACAGACCCTTAAAAGTTGTGGTAATCTGGTTACCAAGTTTGTTATTATTGACAAAGACGTCGAAAAAGTAAACCAAGTAAGAAAAATAATAGAAAAAAGCCTTTCAGGTGTGGAGACTACAAAGTCAGACATCAACATTTTGGAGGTTATGAAAGAGGGTGTCAATAAGAAAAAAGCACTTGAGTTTGTTTGTTTTTACTTGGGGATAGACCCAAAAGAAATAATGGCGATAGGTGACAATGAGAACGACCTGCAGATGATAGAGTTTGCCGGGCTTGGCGTTGCAATGGAAAATGCCATTGAAGAATTAAAAAGAGTAGCAGATTATGTGACAAAGTCTCATGAAGATGACGGAGTGGCAAGAGCGATAGAAAAGTTTGTTTTGGGGGAAACGATTAATGTGTAA
- the trmL gene encoding tRNA (uridine(34)/cytosine(34)/5-carboxymethylaminomethyluridine(34)-2'-O)-methyltransferase TrmL: MPINIVLHEPEIPYNTGNIARTCACTGSKLHLIEPLGFSLEDKYLKRAGLDYWQYLDVKIYKDLNDFFEKNRGANIFYFSTKGKQYYTQAPYEDNCYLMFGKETAGLPQWLIEQNIHRTYRIPMISDVRSLNLSNSVAIVLYEALRQLGFPNLI, translated from the coding sequence ATGCCAATAAACATAGTACTTCATGAACCTGAAATTCCATACAATACAGGAAATATTGCAAGAACATGCGCTTGCACAGGAAGCAAGCTCCATTTAATAGAACCTCTGGGTTTTTCCTTGGAAGACAAGTACTTAAAAAGGGCAGGTCTTGACTACTGGCAGTATTTAGACGTAAAAATATATAAAGATTTAAACGACTTTTTTGAAAAGAACAGAGGAGCAAATATTTTCTATTTTTCTACCAAAGGCAAACAATATTATACCCAGGCACCTTATGAAGACAACTGTTATCTTATGTTCGGAAAAGAGACAGCCGGTCTTCCTCAGTGGTTGATTGAACAGAACATACACAGGACATACAGAATACCTATGATAAGCGATGTGAGGTCTTTAAATCTTTCAAATTCGGTTGCTATTGTTCTTTACGAGGCACTAAGACAGCTTGGTTTTCCAAACTTGATATAG
- a CDS encoding TIGR03936 family radical SAM-associated protein translates to MLANRYRFYFSRDFPSAFISHLDMTRLFERLFRRLDIKLKFTQGFNPHPKIVFILPMPVGLCSEEEIFEVECEQELGEDIIENFNRILPEGLKVLKVELATDKIQVRDMYYQCFVEAKEEFCKYFDEFMKKSPTIKKEKEGKVTVKKIFDFLLSYECEKVDGDIKISFHINVVNGSYIKPEDILREFSQEYNIECRIVRVERVKVNYKRVI, encoded by the coding sequence GTGTTGGCAAATAGGTACAGGTTTTACTTTTCGCGTGATTTTCCTTCAGCGTTTATATCCCATCTTGACATGACAAGACTTTTTGAAAGATTATTCAGAAGGTTGGATATAAAGCTTAAGTTCACACAGGGATTCAACCCTCATCCAAAGATAGTTTTTATTCTTCCAATGCCGGTAGGACTTTGTTCTGAAGAAGAGATATTTGAGGTTGAATGCGAGCAGGAACTTGGCGAGGATATTATTGAAAATTTCAACAGAATCTTGCCTGAAGGATTAAAAGTGTTGAAAGTTGAGTTAGCTACTGATAAAATACAAGTAAGAGATATGTATTATCAATGTTTTGTTGAAGCTAAGGAAGAATTTTGCAAGTATTTTGATGAGTTCATGAAAAAAAGTCCAACTATAAAAAAGGAGAAGGAAGGAAAGGTCACAGTCAAAAAGATTTTTGATTTTCTTTTGAGCTATGAATGCGAAAAAGTGGATGGGGATATAAAAATAAGTTTTCATATAAATGTTGTGAATGGAAGTTATATAAAACCAGAAGATATATTAAGAGAATTTTCTCAGGAGTATAATATTGAGTGTAGGATTGTGAGGGTTGAAAGGGTAAAAGTTAACTATAAAAGGGTGATATAA
- a CDS encoding chemotaxis protein CheX, giving the protein MASVNVEYINPFIQASQQVLKQVANIDFKLGKVYIKEPTYRVDQVVVIIGMTGNLKGQVNFCMSIETAKNIASMMMGGFPVSEFDEIAKSAIGEMANMIMGNTSTLFSQKGLKVEITPPSILMGENMVLSTSKMINICVPLLLDNGDKIDMDVAFMEN; this is encoded by the coding sequence ATGGCAAGTGTAAATGTTGAGTATATCAATCCTTTTATCCAGGCAAGTCAGCAGGTATTAAAACAGGTAGCAAACATTGATTTTAAGCTTGGAAAGGTATACATTAAAGAGCCGACATATCGAGTTGACCAAGTTGTTGTTATAATTGGTATGACAGGAAATCTTAAGGGGCAGGTCAACTTTTGCATGTCAATTGAAACGGCAAAAAACATTGCGTCAATGATGATGGGAGGTTTTCCTGTATCAGAATTTGATGAGATTGCAAAAAGTGCTATAGGCGAGATGGCAAACATGATTATGGGAAATACCTCAACACTGTTTTCGCAAAAAGGACTAAAGGTTGAGATAACACCCCCTTCAATTTTAATGGGCGAGAACATGGTCCTCAGTACATCAAAGATGATAAATATATGTGTGCCACTTTTGCTTGACAACGGTGATAAAATTGATATGGATGTTGCGTTCATGGAAAACTAA
- a CDS encoding DegV family protein encodes MGVTIVTDSTCDLSPQMLKRFGIKMVPLNVYFGEEVYKDWAELDPVTFYQKLSQSTELPRTSQPSPEDFVNVFKEEIENGNEVVSIHLSSKLSGTFNSACLARDMLDSSKIFVVDGKSASIGTGILAILAKRLADEGKSAKEIAERITKKTATIRHLFAVETLEYLKKGGRISPAKATIGSILNIKPILHIVDGVVEPLDKVRGMKRALPRIIEEVKNKGLDLKGQVCGFCYAGVLDEAVDYIEMINKELKPGELIVTQIGSVIGTYVGPGTVAFIFFEE; translated from the coding sequence ATGGGTGTCACGATAGTTACAGACTCAACCTGCGATTTGAGTCCTCAGATGCTCAAGAGGTTTGGTATCAAAATGGTACCGCTGAACGTGTATTTTGGAGAAGAGGTGTACAAGGACTGGGCTGAGCTTGACCCTGTAACTTTTTACCAAAAGCTTTCTCAATCGACTGAGCTCCCGCGAACTTCTCAGCCAAGCCCTGAAGATTTTGTGAATGTGTTCAAAGAAGAGATTGAGAATGGTAACGAGGTTGTATCAATCCATCTTTCATCAAAGCTGTCAGGGACATTTAATTCTGCATGTTTGGCGAGGGATATGCTTGACAGCAGCAAGATTTTTGTTGTTGATGGTAAATCAGCGTCAATTGGAACTGGAATTTTGGCAATTTTAGCAAAAAGGTTAGCAGATGAAGGTAAGAGCGCAAAAGAGATAGCAGAGAGAATTACAAAAAAGACAGCTACTATAAGACATCTTTTTGCTGTTGAGACCCTTGAATATCTCAAGAAAGGTGGCAGAATTTCGCCTGCAAAGGCTACCATAGGAAGTATCTTGAATATTAAACCTATTCTTCATATTGTAGATGGAGTTGTTGAACCTTTGGATAAGGTAAGAGGTATGAAAAGAGCATTACCGAGAATAATAGAAGAGGTCAAGAACAAAGGGCTTGACCTCAAAGGTCAGGTTTGTGGATTTTGCTATGCAGGTGTTTTAGATGAAGCTGTAGATTATATAGAGATGATAAATAAAGAACTCAAACCGGGCGAACTTATTGTTACTCAAATTGGAAGTGTTATTGGTACATATGTCGGACCTGGCACGGTTGCATTTATATTCTTTGAGGAATAA
- a CDS encoding Rne/Rng family ribonuclease: protein MQSEIIVDVSFNQTRVAVLEDKELVEIYIEREDNQSIVGNIYKGVVENILPGMDAAFVNIGQEKNAFLYLGDVNRLEFGDTDEYYEIKTNPLALRCGQEIVVQVIKEGYDQKGPRVTTNITLPGRYLVLLPSTEYVGVSKRIESEEERVRLKEIACRIRPEGMGLIVRTAAECKSEEVLKSELEFLKNMWKKIKQKSCQSAPVLLYKDYDLVFKAVRDMFTNQVDRFVINDRKKYNKIIEFLSSYAPSLKSKVEYFNLATNIFEYFQIEQKLTKALSKRVWLKSGGYIVIDETEALTVIDVNTGKYVGKTDVAETILKTNLEAAQEIARQLRLRDIGGIIIIDFIDMKNPEHQKIVLEALKEALRRDKTKTVVVDITPLGLVEMTRKKVRQRLSCVMQSSCPYCEGTGKILSPESIAFKVLKEIEWYCKNKVEDKFFVEIHTKVCEILRKGEIDRIKELEEKYKKKIYVKASSNIHINKFTICPVKDEDHYMALCGWLCEGDEVLAFVEEEDRFNPKNAVGYVNQNKIELDDAADLVGKYIYAKVEKVYGTLSKGKILDVCEVDKEDVKEF, encoded by the coding sequence ATGCAAAGTGAGATTATAGTGGATGTAAGTTTTAACCAAACCCGGGTTGCTGTTTTGGAAGACAAAGAACTTGTCGAGATTTATATCGAGAGGGAAGACAACCAAAGTATAGTAGGAAATATCTACAAAGGCGTTGTTGAAAACATCCTGCCTGGCATGGATGCTGCTTTTGTCAATATTGGTCAGGAGAAAAACGCTTTTTTGTACCTTGGAGATGTGAACAGGCTTGAGTTTGGTGATACTGACGAGTATTACGAGATAAAAACAAACCCACTTGCCTTGAGGTGTGGTCAGGAGATAGTTGTACAGGTAATAAAGGAAGGGTATGACCAGAAAGGACCGAGGGTTACCACAAATATAACATTGCCGGGAAGATACCTGGTTCTTTTGCCGAGCACAGAATATGTTGGCGTTTCAAAGAGAATTGAGAGTGAGGAGGAAAGAGTAAGACTCAAAGAGATAGCATGCAGGATAAGACCAGAAGGAATGGGACTGATTGTCAGAACTGCAGCGGAATGTAAAAGCGAAGAGGTTTTAAAAAGCGAACTTGAGTTTTTGAAGAATATGTGGAAAAAAATAAAACAGAAGAGTTGCCAGAGCGCACCTGTGCTTCTTTACAAAGACTATGACCTTGTGTTCAAAGCTGTCAGAGACATGTTCACCAACCAGGTTGACAGATTTGTGATAAATGATAGGAAAAAATATAACAAGATAATAGAGTTTTTATCCTCTTATGCTCCAAGCCTCAAGAGTAAAGTTGAGTATTTTAACCTTGCAACAAATATATTCGAATATTTCCAGATAGAACAAAAGCTAACAAAAGCTCTCTCTAAAAGAGTATGGTTAAAAAGTGGTGGATATATAGTAATAGACGAGACAGAGGCTTTAACTGTTATTGACGTCAACACAGGAAAGTATGTTGGCAAGACTGATGTTGCAGAAACAATTTTAAAGACAAACCTTGAAGCTGCACAGGAGATTGCAAGGCAGCTGAGGCTCAGAGACATTGGTGGAATAATTATAATTGACTTTATCGACATGAAAAATCCAGAGCATCAGAAGATAGTTTTAGAAGCTTTGAAAGAGGCTCTCAGGAGAGACAAGACAAAAACAGTGGTTGTTGACATAACACCTCTTGGGCTTGTTGAGATGACAAGAAAAAAGGTAAGGCAACGACTTTCGTGCGTGATGCAGTCAAGCTGTCCTTACTGTGAGGGCACAGGCAAGATTTTATCTCCGGAGAGCATTGCATTTAAAGTTTTAAAAGAGATTGAGTGGTATTGCAAAAACAAGGTAGAAGACAAGTTCTTTGTTGAGATACACACAAAAGTATGTGAGATTTTAAGAAAGGGTGAAATTGACAGGATAAAAGAGCTTGAAGAAAAGTATAAAAAGAAGATTTATGTTAAAGCGTCTTCAAACATTCATATAAATAAGTTTACTATATGCCCAGTCAAGGATGAGGACCATTACATGGCACTGTGTGGATGGCTTTGTGAGGGGGACGAGGTTTTAGCTTTTGTTGAAGAGGAAGACAGATTCAATCCAAAAAATGCGGTTGGGTATGTGAATCAGAATAAGATTGAGCTTGATGATGCAGCTGATCTTGTTGGCAAGTACATCTATGCGAAAGTTGAGAAGGTGTATGGAACACTTTCAAAAGGAAAGATTTTGGATGTGTGTGAAGTTGACAAAGAAGATGTGAAAGAGTTTTAA
- a CDS encoding TIGR03960 family B12-binding radical SAM protein — MVVKDKVFKLLYDVEKPGRYIGNEINMVKKDPEKVDVRFAFCFPDIYEIGMSNLGLKILYHLLNEREDVYCERAFMPWVDMQQKMQKEGIKLFSLETFTELYQFDIIGFSLSYEMSYTNVLKMLELSNLPLESQKRGKGMPIVIAGGPCTYNPEPLWEFVDVFVIGEGEEVILEIIDLYKKYKFSCMTKEEFLYECAGIEGCYVPLLYNVEYNPNGTIKSISPVSENVPPKVRKRIVKDLDTSYFPTKMITPLIEVVHDRITLEIFRGCARGCRFCQAGVIYRPVRFRSSKKVLQYAKELVENCGCNEISLVSLSTSDYPNIDELAREILKFAENKKINISLPSLRLDSTSLDLLKEVEKIRKPTLTFAPEAGTQRLRDVINKNIKEEDIYSTVRLAFERGFQNIKLYFMLGLPLEEDEDVLGIYTIAKNIREIYKELKFKKRIRITVSTSFFVPKPHTPFQWEAQDSIENMQRKMQLLKENLKKVKDVEYSWHDFYLSKLEAVLSRGDRRLSRVIKKAVELGCQFDEWGEFFDFSKWENAFKQENVDWRFYSDRKRSFDEILPWDIIDTGVTKEFLKKECLLAYEAKTTSSCFEKCTGCGVASFRGGICVGK, encoded by the coding sequence GTGGTTGTAAAGGACAAGGTATTTAAACTGCTCTATGATGTTGAAAAACCGGGAAGATACATTGGAAACGAGATAAACATGGTAAAAAAAGACCCTGAAAAGGTGGATGTTAGGTTTGCATTCTGCTTTCCAGACATCTATGAGATTGGCATGTCTAACTTGGGACTTAAGATTTTGTATCATCTTTTGAACGAAAGAGAAGATGTTTACTGCGAAAGAGCTTTTATGCCATGGGTTGATATGCAACAGAAGATGCAAAAAGAGGGAATAAAGCTTTTTTCGCTTGAGACATTTACTGAGCTTTACCAGTTTGACATAATAGGTTTTTCGCTCTCATATGAAATGAGCTATACAAATGTGCTTAAAATGCTTGAACTATCAAATCTTCCCCTTGAAAGTCAAAAAAGGGGAAAAGGTATGCCAATTGTGATTGCAGGAGGTCCATGCACGTATAATCCAGAACCGCTTTGGGAGTTTGTGGATGTGTTTGTGATTGGTGAGGGTGAAGAGGTCATTTTGGAGATTATTGACCTTTATAAAAAATACAAATTTTCCTGCATGACAAAAGAAGAGTTCTTATATGAATGTGCAGGTATTGAAGGATGTTACGTTCCTTTACTTTACAATGTAGAGTATAACCCCAATGGAACAATAAAATCTATATCACCTGTATCAGAAAATGTTCCGCCAAAGGTGAGAAAGAGAATTGTGAAAGATTTAGATACAAGCTATTTTCCAACAAAGATGATAACCCCTCTTATAGAAGTTGTACATGACAGAATAACATTGGAAATTTTCAGGGGATGCGCAAGAGGATGCAGGTTTTGCCAGGCAGGGGTGATATACAGACCGGTCAGGTTCAGAAGTAGCAAAAAGGTTTTGCAGTATGCAAAGGAACTTGTTGAAAATTGTGGTTGCAATGAAATATCGCTTGTGTCCCTAAGCACAAGCGATTATCCGAATATAGATGAGCTTGCAAGGGAAATCTTGAAATTTGCAGAGAACAAAAAGATAAACATTTCTCTTCCGTCTTTGAGACTTGACTCAACCTCTTTAGACCTTTTAAAAGAGGTTGAAAAGATAAGAAAACCTACACTGACATTTGCTCCCGAGGCGGGAACGCAGAGGCTCAGAGATGTTATAAACAAAAATATAAAAGAAGAAGATATATACTCTACAGTCAGACTTGCGTTTGAAAGAGGGTTTCAGAATATAAAACTTTATTTCATGCTTGGCCTTCCTCTTGAAGAAGATGAAGATGTTCTCGGGATATATACAATAGCAAAAAATATAAGGGAGATTTACAAAGAGCTTAAGTTCAAAAAGAGAATCAGAATAACAGTGTCCACATCCTTTTTTGTGCCCAAACCACACACGCCCTTCCAGTGGGAGGCGCAGGATAGCATTGAAAATATGCAAAGAAAGATGCAACTTTTGAAGGAGAATCTCAAAAAGGTAAAGGATGTTGAGTATAGCTGGCATGACTTTTATCTTAGCAAGCTTGAAGCGGTACTTTCGCGGGGAGACAGAAGACTTTCAAGGGTAATTAAAAAAGCAGTTGAGCTTGGCTGTCAGTTTGATGAATGGGGCGAGTTTTTTGACTTTTCAAAGTGGGAAAATGCATTTAAACAAGAAAATGTCGACTGGAGGTTTTACTCTGATCGAAAAAGAAGTTTTGACGAGATTTTACCATGGGACATTATTGACACAGGTGTGACTAAAGAGTTTTTGAAGAAAGAATGTCTTTTGGCATATGAAGCAAAAACCACAAGTTCGTGTTTTGAAAAATGCACAGGTTGCGGCGTAGCTTCTTTTCGAGGGGGAATTTGTGTTGGCAAATAG
- the efp gene encoding elongation factor P yields MVEAGDFRRGLTIEYDGQIFQVIEFLHVKPGKGAAFVRTKLKNIKTGAVIEKTFRPDERMPLAHIERREMQYLYNDGELYYFMDTQTYEQIALSQEMVGDALKFVKENMTVTVLSHNGSVFGVEPPRFVELEVIDTEPGFKGDTQTGATKPAKVETGAVIQVPLFINVGDKIKIDTSTEEYLSRV; encoded by the coding sequence ATGGTTGAGGCAGGCGATTTTCGAAGAGGATTAACAATAGAGTATGATGGTCAAATATTTCAGGTAATTGAATTTTTGCACGTAAAACCAGGCAAGGGCGCAGCTTTTGTTAGAACAAAACTTAAAAATATAAAGACAGGTGCTGTAATTGAAAAGACATTCAGACCTGATGAAAGAATGCCTCTTGCTCACATTGAAAGAAGAGAGATGCAGTATCTTTACAATGACGGTGAGCTTTACTATTTCATGGACACACAGACATACGAGCAAATTGCGCTAAGTCAAGAGATGGTTGGCGATGCTCTGAAATTTGTTAAAGAGAACATGACAGTGACTGTGCTTTCGCACAATGGTAGCGTGTTTGGTGTCGAACCGCCAAGATTTGTTGAACTTGAGGTAATTGACACAGAACCGGGCTTTAAAGGTGATACTCAGACAGGTGCAACCAAGCCTGCAAAAGTTGAAACAGGTGCTGTAATTCAGGTTCCGCTTTTCATCAATGTTGGCGATAAAATCAAGATTGACACATCAACAGAGGAGTATCTGTCAAGGGTGTAA
- a CDS encoding CD1247 N-terminal domain-containing protein, whose translation MENLYEKVAYLRGLAEGLGINEDSKEGRLLLSIIDVLDEFADAINELDVKQAELEDVVDSIDEDLEKLEDEVYENYDEDYDDYYDEEDDEDLVEVTCPNCKVTFYLEEDEYLNEDEIECPNCNEVIYLDELESEIDDEEYDEEYEEEDYENKKDK comes from the coding sequence ATGGAAAATTTATATGAAAAGGTTGCGTATTTGAGAGGACTTGCAGAGGGTCTGGGCATAAATGAGGATTCAAAAGAAGGCAGGCTTCTTCTGAGCATCATTGATGTACTTGACGAATTTGCAGATGCAATAAACGAGCTTGATGTCAAGCAGGCAGAGCTTGAAGATGTTGTAGACTCAATAGATGAAGATTTGGAAAAGTTAGAAGACGAGGTATATGAAAACTATGATGAGGACTATGATGACTACTATGACGAGGAAGATGACGAGGACTTAGTAGAAGTGACCTGTCCAAACTGCAAGGTGACATTTTACTTAGAAGAAGATGAGTACTTAAACGAAGACGAGATTGAATGTCCGAACTGCAACGAAGTGATTTATCTTGATGAGCTCGAAAGCGAGATTGATGATGAAGAGTACGATGAAGAATATGAAGAAGAGGACTACGAGAACAAAAAAGATAAATAG
- a CDS encoding DUF362 domain-containing protein: MLVKPNLLMKKRPEDAVTTHPAVVQATVEIIKEKANKVIIADSPGGPYTKKRLESIYQTAGIKDIEKLENVFLNYDTSYKDLNVENTAFKKLSLISPYFESHGIVNLPKLKTHQMAVYTGAVKNLFGLVPGGQKAEMHFRFQDVRRFMEMLLEILTVAKPMLNIMDGIVAMEGEGPSAGKPKKLGILLISEDAIALDYVACKIIGLDIKDVPLLEVAKEKGLLNPDEIEIVGERIEDVAPSSFELVLRPEISFVKGRLPHFLASFLDGFLSPKPVFDKNICIGCAECFNACPAQAIEMKSRKAYVDLKKCIRCYCCHELCPAKAIKIKRSFLFEKILR; encoded by the coding sequence GTGCTTGTAAAACCGAATCTTCTTATGAAGAAAAGACCAGAGGATGCTGTTACCACCCATCCTGCGGTTGTTCAGGCGACAGTGGAAATCATAAAAGAAAAAGCAAACAAGGTTATAATAGCTGACAGTCCAGGTGGTCCGTATACTAAAAAGAGGCTTGAGAGTATATACCAGACTGCAGGAATAAAAGATATTGAAAAGCTCGAGAATGTTTTTTTGAACTATGATACATCTTACAAAGACCTTAATGTTGAAAATACAGCTTTCAAGAAACTTTCATTAATATCCCCATACTTTGAAAGCCATGGGATTGTAAATCTTCCAAAACTAAAAACTCATCAGATGGCAGTATACACAGGTGCTGTGAAAAATTTGTTTGGGCTTGTTCCTGGTGGGCAAAAAGCCGAAATGCATTTTAGATTCCAGGATGTCAGAAGATTTATGGAGATGCTACTTGAAATCTTGACGGTGGCAAAGCCAATGCTAAATATAATGGACGGTATTGTTGCAATGGAAGGTGAAGGACCGTCAGCAGGAAAGCCCAAAAAGCTTGGGATTTTGCTAATATCTGAAGATGCCATTGCTTTGGATTATGTTGCCTGCAAGATTATAGGGCTTGACATAAAAGATGTTCCTCTTTTGGAGGTGGCAAAGGAGAAAGGACTTTTAAATCCTGATGAGATTGAGATTGTTGGTGAGAGGATTGAGGATGTAGCTCCATCAAGTTTTGAACTTGTGTTAAGACCCGAGATATCTTTTGTGAAAGGAAGGCTTCCGCATTTTTTAGCAAGTTTTTTGGATGGTTTTCTTTCACCAAAACCAGTTTTTGACAAGAACATATGTATAGGTTGCGCAGAGTGTTTCAACGCTTGTCCTGCTCAGGCTATTGAGATGAAGAGCAGAAAAGCATATGTAGATTTAAAGAAATGTATCAGGTGTTACTGCTGTCACGAACTTTGTCCTGCAAAGGCTATAAAAATTAAAAGGTCATTTTTGTTTGAAAAAATACTAAGGTGA